Within Campylobacter jejuni, the genomic segment CTGCTCTTGCTCCTTTTAAGGCTGCTTCACTTCCTTGTGCTCTGCGTGAACCAAATTCTAAAATTTTACTGTCTTTAGCTGCACGCACGATACGATTGGTTTTGGTAGCAATAAGGCTTTGGTGGTTTAAACTTAAAAGTAAAAAAGTTTCTAAAAGCTGTGCTTCTATAGTTGTAGCTTTAACGCAAAGTAAAGGTTCGTTTGGAAAAATCACTTCTCCTTCACGCATGGCATAAATTTCACCTTTAAATTTAAAGCTGGCTAAAAAATCTAAAAATTCTGTATCAAAAATACCTTGTTTTCTTAAAAATTCTATATCTTCTGCATCAAAACTCAAATTTTCAACAAAGTCTAAAATATCTTCAAGACCTGCAAAAATAGCAAAAGAACCTGAATCTGGAATTTTTCTAAAAAATATATCAAAATAACAAATTTGATCTTTTTTATTGTTTTTGAAATAGCCTTGAGACATTGTAAATTCATAAAAATCACAAAGCAAGGCTAAAGAAGTTTTAGAAGTCATCAAAGCTTATACTACCCTTAGAATAATTCGTTACTTTACTTTCAAAGAAATTGCTCTTTTGATCGTTAAATTTTGAAAAATCATCTACCCATTTAATGGGATGTTTTGCATTGTATAATTTATCTAAATTGATCGCGCTTAATCTTTGATCTACAAGATAATGGATATATTCTTCTATGATATCATCAGTAAAGCCCATGATTTGATTTTGAGTGATGTATTTACCCCATTTGATCTCAAGGTCTCCAGCTTTTTTAAACATATCATAAATTTTATTGATATTTTCATCATGGAACAAATCAGGTCTTTCTTTGCGTACTGAATTGATCATATTTTGAAATAATAAAAGATGTGTGATTTCATCTCTTTGGATAAAGCGGATCATTTGTGCTGAACCTAGCATTTTTCCTGCACGTGCAAGTGCGTAAATAGCAGTAAAACCACTATAAAAATATACTCCTTCTAAAATTTGATTTGCCACCATAGCTAAAAGAAGTTTATTATCATCTACATCGCCTGCTAATTCTTCATAAATGCTTGAAATAAAGTCATTTTTTTCACGCAAAGTTTCATCATGCTTTTCCATTTCATAAATCAAATCTGTATTATCGCAAATCGCTTCTACCATAACAGCGTAAGATTTTGAATGGTTTGCCTCTTCATAAGCTTGGCGTGCTAAAACTGCATTGATTTCAGGAGCTGTGATGTAAGGGTTGATATTGTCTGCTAAATTATTGGTTTGAAAACTATCCATAGAAATAAGCTGACTCCAAACCAAATCATACATTCTTTTTTCACCTGCAGTTAAATTACAGCGATAATCAAGTGCATCTTTAGTTGTATCCACTTCTTTTGGAAACCAAGTATTTGCCTCCATTAAATCCCAAAGTTTTAAAGCCCAAGTATATTTTGCCTTAGTAAAATTTAAAATTCCATGTGGGTTACCATCAAAAACTTTACGATCTCCTAAGGTTTCGTTTGAACTTGGATTGTAAATTCTTTTTCTTTGCATTTTTAACCTTTCTTTATGCTTTAGTAGCTATACAACTTTGAGTTAAAATATCGTGTAAATTTAAACGATCTTTTCTTACAAAACTGACAAATAAACCAAAGAGTAAGCCAAAACTTATAATAAATATCACATATCTTAGTAAAATTCTAAGAAAACTTAGTTTCTTTCCCGTTTTTATATCAATAAGATATAAATCATATGCTTTAAGACCTGGGCTTTGTGCCTTTTTTGTTAAAAAAATAGCTTGAATCAAACCAAATAAAAAAGTACATAAAGTTGTGATAAAATGGTTGTTTAAAAAAGATTCTTTAGAGCCTAATAGAAAATAAAATAAATACAAAATAGGAACATAAATAAGAAAAATATCTATAAGCAAAGCTCTAAATCTTAGCCATCTAGAGCTAATTTTTGCTTTAGTTTTCATTTAATTTCCACGGCTTCCTGGTTTTATAGCTTTACTCCCTTTTTTACAAAGTGGACAATTTGTTTCATCATAAATTTCAAATTCAAAATTTCCTAGAGTAAAGAGTGGTAAATTTTCAGGTAATTTCGCATTATCTTTTCTTGGAGATTTTAAATTTTCTACTGCACAAAAACCACGATTTGCCAATGCTGCAAAACCTACAACAATGCCACCTAAACTTTCAATGATTTTTGCACTCTCTAAAGCACTACCACCTGTAGTAATGATATCTTCACAAATTATAAATTTTTCACCCTTTTTCACCTCAAAACCACGTCTTAAAGTCATTTCTTTATTTACTCTTTCAGTGAAGATAAAACGTTTACTACAAGCTCTCGCAAGCTCATAACCTGCTAAAATTCCACCTAAAGCAGGAGAACAAATGCTATCAAATTCTATCTTATAGCTTGCAATAATCTTTGCAAGTTCGTCACAAAGTTTTGCTGCTAATTTTGGATTCTCTAAAACTTTTGCACTTTGAAGATAAAATTGCGAATGTTTACCTGAACTTAGTAAAAAATGGTCTTCTAAATAAGCACCACAATCTTTATAAATTTGCCCTAAATTCATCGTTAAACCTTTAAAAGTTCACTTTCTTTACTTTTTACACTCTCATCAATTTTTATTGTGTAGGCGTCGGTAAGTTTTTGCACTTCATCATAAGCTTTTTTTGCTTCATCTTCGCTTATTGCCTTATCTTTTTCTAGTTTTTTAACTGCATCGTTGGCATCTTTGCGTATATTTCTTATAGAAACTTTTGCCTTTTCACCCATAGCTTTAGCTTGCTTTACGTTTTCTTCTCTTTGCTCTCTAGTCATCGGAGGGAAAAATAATTTTACACTTTCGCCGTCATTGTTTGGATTTACACCGATATTTGCAGCTGCAATAGCACTTTCTATGGTTTTTAGTAAAGGTTTTTCCCAAGGAGTGATGCTAATAGTTGAAGCATCGCTTGCTAAAACAGTTGCTACTTGATTTAAAGGAGTTTGAGTTCCGTAATAATCCACTGTAATATGATCTAAAATATGGGTATTAACTTTTCCAGTTCTTAAAGTGGTGAAGTCTTTTTTTAAGGCTTCTAAAGATTTTTCACTTTGGGTTTTTTGTTTGTTAAAAATTTCACTTAGCATTATCATTTCCTTTAATTATTTACTTGAATTAACATCGCTTGGAAGTTGTGCTGCACTTGGAGCGATAGAATTTGTGTTTGGGGTAGCAGGCACAATAGGAGCGCTTGGAATAGTAGTGTTGTTGTTTTCTACTTTAATTTTCTCTGCTAGTGAGTCCTTGCTAGCTTTATTGTATAAATAACCAAGACCAATAGTATTTGCAATAAGTAAAATTCCCATGACAAAGGTAAATTTTGCCAAAAATCCAGCCGGTCCTTTGGCACCAAATAAACTTTCATTGCTTCCACTATAAGCTCCAAGTCCTATACTTGAACTTTTTTGAAGTAAAACTGCTATACAAATAACTACAACGATGATAAATTGTAAAATGATTAAAAGAGTGATCATTGAAAATTCCTAAAAGTTAATTTTTAAATGATTATTTTAACTAAATAAAACTTGAAAAGTTTTGAAACTTGAAAAGTTTTTGTGAGAAAAATCCCACAAAAACTTATCTGCTATTGAAGCTTCTTAAGATATTAAGTAAAGATACGAAAAGATTAACAAAATCAAGATAAAGTGCTACTGCACCTTCGATTGGAGTTTCATAATTTCCGCGGATAATATTTTGCGTATCATAAAGAATGTAAAATGAAAATAATATTGCAGCTACTGCTGAAATAGCTAGATTAACTATACTGCTTTGGAAGAAAAGGTTTAGTAAAGATGCTGCTACAATAACGATTAATACTATAAATAAAGCTTTGCCTATAACAGTAAAATCTTTTTTTGTATTCATAGCAAATACGCTAAGTCCTGCAAAAGCAACTGTTGTTAAAGCAAAAGCTTGAGCGATGATAATTCCTCCAGCTGGTAGAGCTAAAACTGAAATAAGCAAAGGTGTAAGTGTTAAACCTGAGCAGAAAGTAAAACCAAAAAGTAAAACAAGATTTAATGGAGCTTCTCTTTTTTTCCATTGCAAAGCAAATAAAAGTCCGATTTCAACAGCAAAAAGGATCCAAAAAGTTACTTGTGATTGTATAAAAAATGATGCTAAAGCAAAAATTCCTACATACGCACCTACTGTTGCAGCTAATAATGAAGCAGCAAAAAGTTGATAAGTTTGTTTAATAAAAATACTTAATTCGCTTGAGCGTGTATTTTCAAATTCTTTTGATCTTGAGTAGTCTCTATCATAAAGACTCATAAAATTCTCCTTGTAAAATTGTTAGATTTTTTAAAATCTTGAGCGAAATCTAACATATTAGATTAAATAAAAAGTTAATTTATATAATATCTTATGCTTAAATGAAATCTTTGCTGAAATTTTGTTATAATTTCAAGATTTTAGTTTCAGGTTGGTTTTATGGAAAATCTTATTAGCGGTGCGATTAAGTTTATGCAAGAAGACTTTAAGGAGCATGAAGAACTTTTTGAAAGTCTAAAAAATAAGCAAAATCCCCATACTCTTTTTATAGGTTGTTCTGATTCTAGAGTAATTCCAAATTTGATCACTAATACGGGTCCAGGTGAGCTTTTTGTAATACGAAATATTGCAAATATAGTTCCACCTTATCGCGTTGGAGAAGATTACTTGGCGACAACTTCAGCAATAGAGTATGCTTTAAATTCATTGCATATTAAAAATATCGTCGTTTGTGGCCATAGTAATTGTGGAGGTTGCAATGCTCTTTATTATTCTGATGAAGAGTTAAATAAAATTCCTAACGTGAAAAAATGGCTTACTATGTTAGATCCGATAAAAAAAGATGTAATGATTTTTGCAAGAGACGATTTGGCTATGCGTTCATGGCTTACAGAAAAATTAAATTTAGTAAATTCTTTGCAAAATATACTTACTTATCCAGGCGTGCAAGAAGCTTTAGATGAAGGAAAAATAGAAGTACATGCTTGGTATTATATTATAGAGACAGGTGAAATTTATGAGTATGATTTTAAAGCAAAAATTTTTACTTTAATACAGGATAGGAAAGTTCAATGAAAAAAATTATTTTTAGTTTATGTTTTTTTATTTTATACCTTGGAGCACAAGAATTTAAATTTATTGATGCGAATATTAGTAAAGAGGATGAAGGAATTTATGCTTTAGTTGAAAAATATGTTGATCTTAACAATCAAATTAAAGAATTTAAGAAAAACAATGATGAAAATTCAAGCACTTTTAATGGTATTTTAAGTGAATTTGAAAAAGACAAAAAGACTATTTTAGCAAAAATACCCGATATGATAGTAGGACAAAAGATTAATGAAGAGGCAGTGGCTAGATTTTTAAAAGCAAAAGAAAAATTACTAGATGTTCAAAAAAAGAATATTAATAAGCCTTATATTTATACAGATGCCACTCTTAATCTAGTTTATTTTAATATTGTGGAAAGTTTTTATTCTTCTTTGTTTGAAGTGGAAAAACTTTTTAAAAATACAGCAAGTAGTGAAGATTTGATTGCTACTGTTGATAAAGCAATGGAAAATTTACAAAATTCTTCTAGTATAAATTTAAACAGTTTTAAAAGCAAAATTACAAATCCAGAAGAATTAGAAAAAATTACCCTAAAAGAAAGATATATCAGTAATGCTGTAGATTCTTATTCTGAAATTCTTAAGTATTTACGCTCAAATGCAGATTTGCTTGAAAGTAATTATATTTTTTCATTACTTGAGCTTCAAGTTTGGATAGATCGTATAAATGAGGCAATTGGAGTAGGTTTCATTAATATCGGAAAAATAGTAATTTCTGCTTTGGTTTTAGCATTTTTTATATCTTTAAGACGTTTTTTTGCAAATATAGTATATTTTTTCCTTGTTCAGCTTTTTTATAGAAATAAAAATGATGTAGATGATATTAAAGTCATTTTTATTGAGAATATTAAAAAACCCGTAGGTTTCTTGTTGATTGTCTATGCTATTTCTCTTTGTCTTACTATAGCAACTTATCCTGCACCTTTGAGTGTAAATTTAAGTAATTTTTTTCATATAGTTTATGCAGTTTTAATTGCATGGCTTATTTTAAGAATGCTTGATGGTTATGGTGTGGTATTGGTTTCTAAACTTGCTCAAAAAAGTGGAAAAAAAGAAGTTGTAAATTTAATTATTAAAATTTTATATTTTGTCATTATTATCATAGCTTTATTATATATTCTTGCTCAACTTGGTTTTAATATTTCGGCTATTATTGCATCTTTGGGAATTGGTGGTTTAGCTGTTGCTTTAGCGGCGAAAGATATCATTGCAAATTTCTTTGCTTCTATACTCTTACTTTTTGATAATAGCTTTAATCAAGGAGATTGGGTAGAGGTTTCAGGCATAGAAGGAACCGTGGTTGAAACAGGACTTAGAAAAACTACTATTAGAACTTTTGATAATTGTCTTGTATTTTTACCAAATTCAACTATTATGGGAGCTAATATCAAAAATTGGAGCAAAAGACGCATGGGTCGCCATGTTAGAATGTATTTGGGTGTTGGTTATGATGCTACTCCTGAAAAACTAGAACAATGTGTAAAAGATCTAAGAGAATTTTTGCATACAAGTGATTTAGTAGCTCACGATGAGGATAGTGCATTAAAATATGGCGATCATACAACAAAATATCGTCAAAATCTTGTATCTATTAATGATTTAGAAGGCTATAAAAATGCTTGTTATGTGGCTTTAAGTGAATTTGCAGATAGTAGTATTAATATAGAGCTTTATTTTTATATCAAAGAAATAGGTGGAAAAGATTTTAGAGAAGCTAGACAAAGTTTAATGCTTGAGTTTATGCGTATAATTGAAAAAAATGGTTTAACCTTTGCTTTCCCAAGTCGTAGTATTTATATAGAAAATTTACCACCCCTTGATTTGCAAGCAAAAGCTATAAAATAGCAAGATTTTATCTTGCTATTTTTTAAACCGGCATAACGCGTATATTTGGACTTAATTCTTCTTGTAAAATTGTTTCAATAGCATAAAGTGTTGCACCACTTCCACTAGAACAACCACTACAAGCACCAAGATAACGAATATAAACATCAATTGCTGCACCTTCAGCCTTTTGTATATCAATCACTTCCAAATCTCCGCC encodes:
- a CDS encoding mechanosensitive ion channel family protein; this encodes MKKIIFSLCFFILYLGAQEFKFIDANISKEDEGIYALVEKYVDLNNQIKEFKKNNDENSSTFNGILSEFEKDKKTILAKIPDMIVGQKINEEAVARFLKAKEKLLDVQKKNINKPYIYTDATLNLVYFNIVESFYSSLFEVEKLFKNTASSEDLIATVDKAMENLQNSSSINLNSFKSKITNPEELEKITLKERYISNAVDSYSEILKYLRSNADLLESNYIFSLLELQVWIDRINEAIGVGFINIGKIVISALVLAFFISLRRFFANIVYFFLVQLFYRNKNDVDDIKVIFIENIKKPVGFLLIVYAISLCLTIATYPAPLSVNLSNFFHIVYAVLIAWLILRMLDGYGVVLVSKLAQKSGKKEVVNLIIKILYFVIIIIALLYILAQLGFNISAIIASLGIGGLAVALAAKDIIANFFASILLLFDNSFNQGDWVEVSGIEGTVVETGLRKTTIRTFDNCLVFLPNSTIMGANIKNWSKRRMGRHVRMYLGVGYDATPEKLEQCVKDLREFLHTSDLVAHDEDSALKYGDHTTKYRQNLVSINDLEGYKNACYVALSEFADSSINIELYFYIKEIGGKDFREARQSLMLEFMRIIEKNGLTFAFPSRSIYIENLPPLDLQAKAIK
- the secG gene encoding preprotein translocase subunit SecG; translation: MITLLIILQFIIVVVICIAVLLQKSSSIGLGAYSGSNESLFGAKGPAGFLAKFTFVMGILLIANTIGLGYLYNKASKDSLAEKIKVENNNTTIPSAPIVPATPNTNSIAPSAAQLPSDVNSSK
- the cynT gene encoding carbonic anhydrase: MENLISGAIKFMQEDFKEHEELFESLKNKQNPHTLFIGCSDSRVIPNLITNTGPGELFVIRNIANIVPPYRVGEDYLATTSAIEYALNSLHIKNIVVCGHSNCGGCNALYYSDEELNKIPNVKKWLTMLDPIKKDVMIFARDDLAMRSWLTEKLNLVNSLQNILTYPGVQEALDEGKIEVHAWYYIIETGEIYEYDFKAKIFTLIQDRKVQ
- the frr gene encoding ribosome recycling factor, whose product is MIMLSEIFNKQKTQSEKSLEALKKDFTTLRTGKVNTHILDHITVDYYGTQTPLNQVATVLASDASTISITPWEKPLLKTIESAIAAANIGVNPNNDGESVKLFFPPMTREQREENVKQAKAMGEKAKVSIRNIRKDANDAVKKLEKDKAISEDEAKKAYDEVQKLTDAYTIKIDESVKSKESELLKV
- the pyrE gene encoding orotate phosphoribosyltransferase; its protein translation is MNLGQIYKDCGAYLEDHFLLSSGKHSQFYLQSAKVLENPKLAAKLCDELAKIIASYKIEFDSICSPALGGILAGYELARACSKRFIFTERVNKEMTLRRGFEVKKGEKFIICEDIITTGGSALESAKIIESLGGIVVGFAALANRGFCAVENLKSPRKDNAKLPENLPLFTLGNFEFEIYDETNCPLCKKGSKAIKPGSRGN
- a CDS encoding RDD family protein, whose protein sequence is MKTKAKISSRWLRFRALLIDIFLIYVPILYLFYFLLGSKESFLNNHFITTLCTFLFGLIQAIFLTKKAQSPGLKAYDLYLIDIKTGKKLSFLRILLRYVIFIISFGLLFGLFVSFVRKDRLNLHDILTQSCIATKA
- a CDS encoding Bax inhibitor-1/YccA family protein, encoding MSLYDRDYSRSKEFENTRSSELSIFIKQTYQLFAASLLAATVGAYVGIFALASFFIQSQVTFWILFAVEIGLLFALQWKKREAPLNLVLLFGFTFCSGLTLTPLLISVLALPAGGIIIAQAFALTTVAFAGLSVFAMNTKKDFTVIGKALFIVLIVIVAASLLNLFFQSSIVNLAISAVAAILFSFYILYDTQNIIRGNYETPIEGAVALYLDFVNLFVSLLNILRSFNSR
- the nrdB gene encoding ribonucleotide-diphosphate reductase subunit beta — protein: MQRKRIYNPSSNETLGDRKVFDGNPHGILNFTKAKYTWALKLWDLMEANTWFPKEVDTTKDALDYRCNLTAGEKRMYDLVWSQLISMDSFQTNNLADNINPYITAPEINAVLARQAYEEANHSKSYAVMVEAICDNTDLIYEMEKHDETLREKNDFISSIYEELAGDVDDNKLLLAMVANQILEGVYFYSGFTAIYALARAGKMLGSAQMIRFIQRDEITHLLLFQNMINSVRKERPDLFHDENINKIYDMFKKAGDLEIKWGKYITQNQIMGFTDDIIEEYIHYLVDQRLSAINLDKLYNAKHPIKWVDDFSKFNDQKSNFFESKVTNYSKGSISFDDF